The Catenuloplanes niger genome includes a window with the following:
- a CDS encoding S8 family serine peptidase produces MSASHRRLLVLPLLAGLLCQAPGVATATGAVPAPSTGVTSTGVTSTGVTSTGVTSTGVTSTGVTSGGVTSFAGAAATHPVTLITGDRVTVTAGDKVAVEPGPGRAGMIFVTRRDGGRLTVTPVDALPLVRDGRLDPRLFQIDTLLEFGYDDRRADLPLIASYDGGGENQPFPGLAVPGATVRDDLTELDAVLLSTDRTRQAAFWSAVVAPSRTLAPPFPAPAGSSSASAGSSPAGTGSSSRPAVSSAVVSSAAPAAPAFASVGSSAGSAGSFRAGVADGVFAAGIGTIWLDGVRQPALERSVPQIGAPAAWQAGHDGTGTTVAVLDSGVDDTHPDLTGRVAGRANLTEGAEDAQDRTGHGTHVASTVAAVAPGASLLDGKVCVDGGCAESWILAGMEWAATRGATVANLSLGGPDSAGTDPLEAAIGNLTGVLFVVAGGNTPLDSAINSPASADAALAVGAVDRSDRLASFSARGPRIGDGALKPELVAPGVDITAARAGTDQRVAMSGTSMAAPHVAGAAALLAQQHPDLSAAALRALLIGGATPLPDIAVVAQGAGRVDVARAITQPVLAEPPVLNLGRASWPHQDDPLITRTVTYRNTGSAALELDLDLSGFPAGMAEVSPATLSVPAGGVATATVTADTRVDGATGLISGRLTASGALVTPVTLDREAESYQVTVAHVGRDGRPLPDYSTLLARADGTVVASLPASPAGDGVVTVRVPAGSYSLMTALVGPGVSVLAQPALTVAGDVRVTLDARQAAPVSARVPATDAVPVFGEVATTLVTPARTVEVGTFGGSLDGFFAGATGPAAAQPGFVARVSSTWTAPGTSGSPYVYHLGWLRRGTMMTGLTRTVTPDQLATVRADHAREGTVVTGRKTAWPVLPDTIMGGFAHPLPFALPFARTEYYNTDGGASWFRSLDEIARVDGVDVAVTSTVAPPQGYRPGAVAESWSRGVFAPSVASPPYDHQWVTRDGDTLRALAPLYGDAAGRAGYSSLATGTVTLTRDGEPLASADGVTAEFALPPDPASYRLEVSASRGGPAVLSTDVRVAWTFRSAHTTGLTRMPLSTIRFAPPVDASNAAPAGRRVTVPVTVHAQPDSAAAPNAQLTVDVSYDDGATWSAAPVTAGTVVLDHPSTPGYVSLRAAAADASGNSVVQTVIRAYRTA; encoded by the coding sequence ATGAGCGCTTCCCACCGACGCCTCCTCGTCCTGCCGCTGCTCGCCGGGCTGCTCTGCCAGGCACCCGGCGTCGCGACCGCGACCGGCGCCGTCCCGGCACCGTCGACCGGGGTGACGTCGACCGGGGTGACGTCGACCGGGGTGACGTCGACCGGGGTGACGTCGACCGGGGTGACGTCGACCGGGGTGACGTCGGGCGGGGTGACGTCCTTCGCGGGGGCGGCCGCGACGCATCCGGTCACGCTGATCACCGGTGACCGGGTCACGGTCACGGCCGGTGACAAGGTCGCGGTGGAGCCGGGCCCGGGACGGGCCGGCATGATCTTCGTGACCCGGCGGGACGGCGGACGGCTGACGGTGACGCCGGTCGACGCGCTGCCGCTGGTCCGCGACGGCCGGCTCGACCCGCGGCTGTTCCAGATCGACACGCTCCTCGAGTTCGGCTACGACGACCGGCGCGCCGACCTGCCGCTGATCGCGAGCTACGACGGCGGCGGCGAGAACCAGCCGTTCCCCGGCCTCGCGGTGCCCGGCGCCACCGTCCGCGACGATCTGACCGAGCTCGACGCGGTACTGCTCAGCACGGACCGCACCCGGCAGGCCGCCTTCTGGTCCGCCGTCGTCGCACCGTCCCGCACACTCGCGCCGCCGTTCCCCGCACCGGCGGGGTCGTCCTCCGCGTCTGCGGGGTCGTCTCCCGCGGGCACGGGGTCGTCGTCGCGGCCTGCGGTGTCGTCTGCCGTGGTGTCGTCTGCCGCGCCGGCGGCACCGGCTTTCGCGTCCGTGGGGTCGTCTGCCGGGTCCGCGGGGTCGTTCCGCGCGGGTGTGGCGGACGGCGTGTTCGCGGCCGGGATCGGCACGATCTGGCTGGACGGGGTGCGGCAGCCCGCGCTCGAGCGGAGCGTGCCGCAGATCGGCGCGCCCGCCGCCTGGCAGGCCGGCCACGACGGCACCGGCACCACCGTCGCGGTCCTGGACAGCGGCGTCGACGACACGCACCCGGACCTGACCGGCCGGGTCGCCGGCCGGGCGAACCTGACCGAGGGCGCCGAGGACGCGCAGGACCGCACCGGCCACGGCACGCACGTCGCGTCCACGGTGGCCGCAGTCGCGCCCGGCGCGTCGCTGCTCGACGGCAAGGTGTGCGTCGACGGCGGCTGCGCCGAGTCGTGGATCCTGGCCGGCATGGAATGGGCCGCCACCCGGGGCGCGACCGTGGCCAACCTCAGCCTGGGCGGCCCGGACTCGGCGGGCACCGACCCGCTGGAGGCGGCGATCGGCAACCTCACCGGCGTGCTGTTCGTCGTCGCGGGCGGCAACACCCCGCTGGACTCCGCGATCAACTCACCGGCCTCGGCCGACGCGGCACTGGCCGTGGGCGCGGTCGACAGGTCGGACCGGCTCGCGTCGTTCTCCGCCCGCGGGCCCCGGATCGGCGACGGCGCGCTCAAGCCGGAGCTGGTGGCGCCGGGCGTGGACATCACGGCGGCGCGGGCCGGCACGGACCAGCGGGTGGCCATGTCCGGCACGTCGATGGCGGCACCACACGTCGCCGGCGCGGCCGCGCTGCTCGCCCAGCAGCACCCGGACCTGTCCGCCGCCGCGCTCCGGGCACTGCTGATCGGCGGCGCCACGCCACTGCCGGACATCGCGGTCGTCGCGCAGGGTGCCGGCCGGGTGGACGTGGCCCGGGCGATCACGCAGCCGGTCCTCGCCGAGCCGCCGGTGCTCAACCTCGGCCGCGCGTCGTGGCCGCACCAGGACGACCCGCTGATCACGCGCACCGTCACGTACCGCAACACCGGGTCCGCCGCCCTTGAACTTGATCTTGATCTGTCCGGCTTCCCGGCCGGCATGGCCGAGGTCAGCCCGGCCACGCTCAGCGTGCCGGCCGGCGGCGTCGCCACCGCCACGGTCACCGCCGACACCCGGGTCGACGGCGCCACCGGGCTGATCAGCGGGCGGCTCACCGCGTCCGGCGCGCTGGTCACGCCGGTCACGCTGGACCGTGAGGCGGAGAGCTACCAGGTCACGGTCGCGCACGTGGGCCGGGACGGCCGGCCGCTGCCCGACTACAGCACGCTGCTGGCCCGCGCGGACGGGACCGTGGTGGCGTCGCTGCCCGCGTCCCCGGCCGGCGACGGTGTCGTCACGGTCCGGGTGCCCGCCGGGTCGTACTCGCTGATGACCGCGCTCGTCGGCCCCGGCGTGTCCGTGCTGGCCCAGCCCGCGCTGACGGTCGCCGGCGACGTGCGGGTCACGCTCGACGCGCGGCAGGCCGCACCGGTCTCCGCCCGCGTGCCGGCCACCGACGCGGTCCCGGTGTTCGGCGAGGTCGCCACCACGCTCGTCACCCCGGCGCGGACCGTCGAGGTGGGCACGTTCGGCGGGTCGCTGGACGGCTTCTTCGCCGGCGCGACCGGCCCCGCCGCGGCCCAGCCCGGCTTCGTCGCCCGGGTCAGCTCCACCTGGACCGCGCCGGGCACGTCCGGCAGCCCGTACGTCTACCACCTCGGCTGGCTGCGGCGCGGCACGATGATGACCGGGCTGACCCGCACGGTCACGCCCGACCAGCTCGCCACCGTACGCGCCGACCACGCCCGGGAGGGCACGGTCGTGACCGGCCGCAAGACGGCCTGGCCGGTGCTGCCCGACACCATCATGGGCGGCTTCGCGCACCCGTTGCCGTTCGCGCTCCCGTTCGCCCGCACCGAGTACTACAACACCGACGGCGGCGCCTCCTGGTTCCGCTCGCTCGACGAGATCGCCCGGGTCGACGGCGTCGACGTCGCCGTGACCAGCACCGTCGCGCCACCGCAGGGCTACCGGCCGGGTGCCGTCGCGGAAAGCTGGAGCCGCGGCGTCTTCGCGCCCTCCGTCGCGTCCCCGCCGTACGACCACCAGTGGGTCACCCGGGACGGCGACACGCTCCGCGCCCTGGCGCCGCTCTACGGCGACGCGGCCGGCCGTGCCGGCTACTCCTCGCTGGCCACCGGCACCGTCACGCTCACCCGCGACGGCGAGCCGCTGGCCTCCGCCGACGGCGTCACCGCGGAGTTCGCGCTGCCCCCCGACCCGGCGTCGTACCGCCTGGAGGTCTCGGCCTCCCGCGGCGGCCCCGCCGTGCTCTCCACGGACGTGCGGGTGGCGTGGACGTTCCGCTCCGCGCACACGACCGGGCTGACCCGGATGCCGCTCTCCACGATCCGCTTCGCACCCCCGGTCGACGCGTCCAACGCCGCCCCCGCCGGCCGCCGCGTCACGGTCCCGGTCACCGTCCACGCCCAGCCGGACTCCGCCGCCGCACCGAACGCGCAGCTCACCGTCGACGTCTCGTACGACGACGGCGCCACGTGGTCGGCCGCGCCGGTCACGGCGGGCACGGTCGTGCTGGATCACCCGTCGACGCCGGGGTACGTCTCGCTGCGCGCTGCCGCCGCAGACGCGTCAGGCAACAGCGTTGTTCAGACCGTGATCCGCGCGTACCGTACCGCCTGA